The Musa acuminata AAA Group cultivar baxijiao chromosome BXJ3-6, Cavendish_Baxijiao_AAA, whole genome shotgun sequence region CAACAAGGTTTTAAATACCAGTCTGATACCAGTTTCAACTTGTTGAACAGGTACAATACTGAGATACTGAGGTATGTGTACTGCCTAGTATCATTTGAAAAagaataccaaaaaataaaataagaggtaaaccaagcgagactaataGAAAAAATGCCAAAGTCAAAAATGTAATAAAATAAATGCATGGAAAATAAAAAGTcagtacttaaaaattttaatgggaAAATTTCATACGTGAGTTTAACATTTCTCCACCAAACAGTATTCCTAAAACGACGAGCTTGTTTCCTAAAGCGAATAGTGTTTCCTTGCATGTTTGTAGTTTTGTCAACCAGCAACTCCAATCGCTCTCCTCTTTCTAGTACTTTGTCAATATTCTCTATCATGACATCACGCACCTGGTATTTATACAGTCATCAGAATTAGTTATCAATTGGTCAAGAAGTTGAAAGTTAGAAATTGGTTAGAAGCTACTAAGGTAGAAAGTGACTAGTAGACACTGCTAATATTTCAGATAAAAGAAGACCCAGACTGCAAAAACAGTCAACATGGTTCCATACAATGAGAGAGTACAAAATTATAGTGGACAATTAGCCAAATGAAAAGTATCACATCAATTGAAAGCAATGACCTAATGTAGCATGATGGATCAATGGAAGTCATCAGCCAGTTTGGTGCATTATGTATACTGAAGCCTGTAAAATCACATGCCAAGGTACATTGTTCCATTAGATGTTTGATGCTGGATAAAGGTCACCGGAATACAGACTGAAGTGACATGTACCAAACATGGATCGATGGGCTACTGCATGATTCGTACTATGCATGATGAATTGACATGAATCTAACAGACTGATGGGCACTATAGTATTAAGACAAACTGTGGATCCTATTCCGAATTCTGAAAATGTTGGATGTCATATAAAGGTCTAAGAAAAAttctcatattatatatatatatatatatatatatatatatatatatatatatataaattatttatatatgtatgtatgtatatacacacacatatagatGTCTATATGTATGTATGAATATTAACACATCCATTTATATGCATTTATAAatttgtatgtgtgtatatagtaTGATGTTCACCAAATTGAGCTTTCAATCACACTGCATTAATATTGAAGCAGAGGCACCAACTTGTATCTTGACTCCATAAAAATAATCCACAGTCGCCAATAAGATATGAGCAAAAATTGCTGTGTTTCAAACTCTCCAGATGATATATCAAATAGACAAAATCAAACTTGCATAATGAAAGAAAATATGTAAATGATTGCAAATACATGTACAGTTTTGATCAAATAATGGTTTTTTGTGAAAAACAAGAAATTCTGTGTTCAGGATGTCAATGAAACAAGTTAATCTGGCCCGAAAAGTGTTATTCAACTAACGCAAGCATGAAGAAAATTCTTAAACATCATAATTTGATTAATTTCAGATACCTGACTCATTTCACCCTTGATGCGATTCATCCTATCTGCATTAGGATCATTTGAATAGTAGTCCATCTGTTGACTTAACACCCGAGAAAACTCATCATTCATTGCATAAGCAGGGGCAGTGTGACAAGCATGACGATATGTCCTCACAAATCTTCCATGAATATCCTCGAGAAATGCAAAAGGAATTCTTCCTGTATAAGTCATTCAACAAGTCCAAAATGCCATGTCTTGAAAAATGTTTGTAAAATGAAActtaattcaaaagcaacaatgTGCAAACAAAAACGAAAATTTTCACATAAGCCGCTACAGAAATAAACATTTTCACGTTCCCCACTCAATATGTTTAAATATCACATACCTTCTAAATTGCTGGAATTGGCACATTTTGACAGTTTAAAAATAAACATGCAATAATATCACTAGTTAGGACTTTAGGGAACACTATAAAAATGGTCCATTCTGAAGGATAAAATCAGGACTTTGCTTCATAAAACTTGTTGATGAAAAATATGTAACATTCATATAATTTTCCATACAACCAATAGGCTTCAGTGACTTGATGACAGAAAAATCTTGCATCATTTGCCTCCAAGGATGCTTGTTCATCACTGGTTGTGCAAATAATTGCATATATACCAAAACAACTCTTAAGAATTACTTCTCAAATAAGCTCAATATGTAAGGTTACTCAACACAAAGATAATCCACATAAAATAGAACTCAAGACTGGCATTCAAGAATATGGTTTAAAATACAAGTTGAACCAGTATGTATTGACTGACTTTTACCAATTCGGCCAAGCACTCATAACAGACCATACACCATGGTACAGATACACCgctcattttaaattttaatattttattcaacGACAACTGAGTGATATATGAATCAGTATACTGCCAACATCCCATTACCATTCTGTCTTAACAAGTTGTCAAAAATAGAATATAACATATATTTAAAACCTTGTTCAAGAGAAAATCATCTATAGTGCGGATAACTACTCCTCAAGTGCCACAGATAAATTTACCattaaaaaaagaatagaaaGGTTTGTGGCTTCGTCTCTTGCATAGTGATAATATGACCCATAAAGATAAGTAGGAACTGAACTAAGACAAGTTGAAATGAAATTGATATTTAGCTCATCATGAAGCTAGTCTCAGATGTTTATCTCATGCAAGTTCAAATCAACAAAAATAATAACTTCGAAATCATCTTACAAACATGTCACAATGTCAAcatccccaaaagtcaaatcatatATGCTAAATCATCAGCTATGCAAATTTACAAGTAACAAAAGAGTTTGGTTGCCAACAAAACTGCAAAAAGAACAACAATTACAATCCATAGTGACCCATCTATGTGGGTTTGGCTACATGATGTTCTTCCACCATCGAATTCTGTTTCGGGCAATCACTAGTGAGAAAATTCTGAGATGGAGTCTTGATTGCACTAAATATTTTGGTATCGAAAAGGTATAAAGATATCAATTAGTCATCAGCTACGCATATACTTTGCCACCATTGAGCTTCGAACTTCGCTAAGGTTATTGTCACTAGTAGGTCACTCCCAAGCAACCTCCTAGCCAACCCTGTGCTCTTCAAGGCATCATGTTGACCTCACACAGAACCAATAAACCCAAAATAATTTAGTTTGAACTACTAGAGCACCACAGTTTTGGAGTCAAAGAAAGACCCATAATTCCATGCAACCAAGAATCGGTACTCCTAAAATTCTTACAATATAAATACTCACAATGAAAGAAGGAAAATACAGCCTTCATCTTGGGTACATATTGCAGAGTGAATATTAATGCCTTTTGCCATCTTTGTTAAACTTAAAAGTCAATTATAAAACAGACTATCTATAATATGAAATATCATTACATATCATTGCTCATTTTTGCACTAGAATGCAAAAAATATATTGTCCTCACCCATAAAATCAAGTATCAGgcaatataatatattatctaaagcATAATTTTGTCTAAAGCAATAGTAGATATACATCCCCCCTATAACTATGAATCTATAACTTAACTTTTTGACTTTATGAAAATGAGCCAATGGTATCATAAAAACATTATATCAATCGATACTGAAGATGGTTGTTGGACTTGAGAATAGCATTCTGCTAGAACTTCAACAAATCTACGAGTACAAGGCATCATCGTAGATATGTGTGGAAACGCCCAAAAGTATCAGACATGTCTAAGGGGATTATGTTGAAGCAGCAACAAATGTAGGACTTCTTTGTATCATCAAATCTATAGAAGTAGTCCAGTGATGGTTCCACTTTGTTAGAAAATCCAAATCATTATCAGTATTTAACTGATTGAGAAATTAGTTGCAAGATTGATGATTAATTGTTAAACAAGTTTAATATATTTCTTCACATGGGAAGCAAGAAAGAGACTTGTGCTGACCAACTATAGTAtgatgaaaaaaaagataaaatttcgaTCTCTTGAGTGTGCTCGAGTTTCAGTCCTACACTCATGATCTGTATTTAGATGTTAATTGGCCAAAGATGTCGAGACCACTTTTATAACAAATATGACAACAGAAGATCACCTTTCTTGCATTCGATCTGTCTACCGGGACCGGGTAGCTTTTATGGAAATAGGAAACAGTTTCTTTCTTGTTTCAGATTGCTCCCTTGGGCGATTAAACCTAATCCAAGATTtgtaatcttcgaatcttttgaTATTGTTTCATCAAGTTAATTAATGACGAGATTTTGAACATGGGAGGCCTGATCAAGAAGATCGAGTTCTTTTCCGATTTTATTTGGGTTTCCAAGAAAAAACCTTAAACATGATCAAGATCAATCCACAAACATCCACCGGCGTAGATTTCGATGAAAAAAGAGGGGATATCATGGATAGAAGACATCGGAAGGATATGAAGGATAGAAGGAGGGGGGACTCACTGCCGGCGGTGTCGTCGGCGACGCAGAGGACCGTGATGCCGTCGGTGCGCTTTACGTGGAAGACGTAGCGGTCCTGGGAGTACGATACGTGGGTATCGGTGGCACCGGGTATGCGCTCCAGTATCTGCCGCGCCACGGCGCTCGCGTTCGTGGTGGCCCCGCTGAACTCCGCCAACACCACCGATCCCCGCGCCACCAGAGCGTAGAGGATCGCCATCTCCttgtctcctcttctcctctttctcccTCTGTGTAATTAATTTCACCTAATAATCTCAAGAGTTGacgaggggaaaaaaaaagatggaaAGGAAGACGGagaaggaaggagaagggaagatgaAATAGGGACGGAGATGGAAACAACCACGGCGACGTCACGGTGGGTTGGGCCCCTTGACGGGGATTTACAACCTGTACGTCTCAAAGCGTACACAATCAACTTCTAGCAGTGAAGGGAGACGTGGGGTCCATCCAGATCATGCATACCCTTCGTTGTCGAGGAGGTACTTTTGGGTCCGTCCTCTGGGACGCGAAATTATACTCGTGATTTTGGTAAATCATCAATCACAATCGAACGAGAATGGCGCGGCGGCATCAGCGGACGGTCGAGATGATAAAGCGGTCTAAACGCATCAATACCCGTGCTTGATGACTTGTACCCGTTGCTGCCACTGCGTTTTAGACCGCCACCCGTCCCGCTTCGGTGCGTTAGAATCGACAAATCTACGATGGAACGGTCGGACCAGAAATTAGAGCTTTCGATTGGCCCGATCGTGCCCGGCCCAGTAGCTGATTGCTTGGACCATCGACTCTCTCCGGTTCAATCATCATCTTTCTTGATCTACTCCATATTATGTTCATCAAACTCCATATTGCATATTTGCACATACTAACCAAAACATATTACAGACCTCATCTTTCTTGATCTACTGAGCAAGCGAAAATTAACAGCAGCAGCAAAACTGGCAttaggaagaaaaagaggaagatctTGATTCAGCCGGAAACCTCCAAATCTCTCACACCAGCTTTATGTTGAGCCTCCTCAACCACACCGAGTGCAGGATCATATGGAACACATCAAACCTCTTCGCTGGTTGGTTCAACACGAAGTGGCGCTTCACTGCCTTCACCCCATCCCTCAGCCTACTCAGCTCCGCCATCGATACGCCTTCGAGGACTTGCTTCAGCCTCGGTATGTCCTCCACCGCGACCGACACCGAGAACGACTCCCACCTCAGCACATCGCTGAACGGCAGCACGTAGCTCTTCGATATGATCACCGGCACGCACTCGGCGTAGATGGCCTCCACCACCCTGGGGCTCGCCACCTCGTACCCGCTCGGGCAGAGGCAGAAGCGGGACCTGAGCATGAAGGAGTAGTAGTCGAGGCCGTGGGGGAGGTACTCGTGAACTGGGAGGCCGGCGTCGCGGCCCTTCcagtggcggaggaggaggtggcggatGGGGCCGTGAAGGCCGCCGGCGAAGAAGGCGAGGTAGGGGCGGGAAGCGAGGCCGGGGAGCCGAGGGGACAGGAGCTGGCGGGGGACGTGACCGGTGTATAGGTTGATCTCCGGGATGCTGACGTCCTTCCGTGGATCGAAGCCTTCGGAGGTGTTGGCGTTGCAAAGGGCTCGGATGGAGTTCTCGTAGAGGTTAGGATTGGATCTTGATGCATGAGGACCCTAATTCACATTGGAAAACCTTCTCATATTATTATCATCAAGTATATttcacaaaataacatatacataaTAATTAACTGTATTATGCACAGAACTGACCACTTTATTAGTTCTCGTAATCGTTTCCTAAATGTCACATGATGTTCATGTCCTTATAATAGCCTTTAGTCTTTTCGTAAATCTATTTACAttccattatatatttatataaaattaatacgcTTGGTTAATTCCCTGCTTTGGCCGTTGGAACTTGGTAGATACCTCATCTCCCTGGGGCTTCCAAGACTCTTGGGTGAGGCTCAAGGGATCTTACCCCTCGAACAGGAAGAGAAGAAGTTGAGAGCTAAAACGCATGCGTACGTACCCAGTCATGGCAAGAGAGCATGAAGTGATCGGCCCCGGCGGAGCGATTCCAGAAGGGATGCTTCGACGCGATGACGTCGACGTAGTCGGCGACGAATCGTTTGAACGTGGTGTGGTCGTACGGCGACGGGCGGTGGATGAAGTGGACCATGTTGGTGACGCTGAAGGGGAGGAAGAACGCATGAGCTCGCGCCGGATCCCATGTCCTTAGCCGTCGTCTGCCGCCGGAGTCCGGGCGGGTGATCTCCATTTCCTCTATGAACCTCCCCTCGGTGGTGTAGATGTTCTTGCATGGCCCCTCGTGCACCAGCGGCGGCTCCCCCTCTTCGTAGACATACACTCTGAACCTCTTCTCCATCTCCGTGTAGCTCCTGCAAGCAAACCAGGGGAGAATTCACAGATTAAAATGATGTCGACTCCAGTGAGCATAAGCAGGTAATGATGGGGGGGGGACAAGATCATTCTATCTACGTAAAGCAGAAGCGTTTTCACCGCGCGTGGGAAGGGCATTACTTATCACCGTACTGTTCTCTTTTGGGAAAACAAAAGGCTTTCTTACCGCTATAAAGAAGGATCAATTTCGTTAGAAAAGAGAAAAGGGACGATTTACAAGTGTGGTAGTAACATATTATCTTGGTCTTGTTTCGTTCCATCATTACAAGTGCCATTTAGTTGTGGAGGCGTCAAAGGAAAGCCTACAATTGCCAGGGAAACAGTGTGGGAATTCCAGGAGGGATTAGGTGAGTTGTAGACATACCGGAAGAATGCTGTGGGGTTCCGGTAGATGGTAGATAGTAGAGGCACGCCTTCGCCGTGAGCAGGAACCGAGGAGGCGTTTGCTCGTCGGGAGGCAGCTCTTCTGATCGCCGCCCGTGCCATGGCCAGTTCCTCTTCCACCGCGTCATCATCGCCAtcgctctttttcttcttctcgttCTTCTGCTTCTGAATTCCGGCCCGCAAATCGTATCAGAGACCGTGGTAAATGACAACAACGATTCAAGAACTACCCACCTGACGGTGAGTTCCTTCAGAATGAACGGTATGATCGTCGAGAAGACTGGCATTAGAGCCTAGGTTTTGCGAAGATCTAGCGATCGGCGTGGCCGGCGGCGAAAGGAGCATAGAGTCGGCGAGGCGTAGCAGCTCGACAGTGGCAGCCGAGGCTGAGGGGGCAGGGATACTGATCGGACTCGAACAGTGGTTGAAGGCAAAGAGGAGGAGAATGACAGCGGAGGAGACGAGGGTGACGAGGAGGGCATGGCTCCAGTAGCCATGGCCGCGGCATTCCATCCCTCGACTGAGAGTGCCAGAAAGAACGCGGAAAGGGTTCTGTGAGGAATGAAGCAGGGGAGGACGAAGAATAAGTAAGGCTTTAGGTGAGGAAGATTCACTGGTTGCTGATTCTTTGCTTGCAGGAATATGGAGATTCCTAGCCTCCTCCATGAAGAGAAGAAGTGGGAGGCCAACACGGGCCTGTGTGTTTTGTGACGCGCTGTTGTCCCTTGAGCATATGCTCTGCTCTTTGCTCCCTTCATAGTGTTGAGTAAATTACACGAGCTAAGGTTAGAGTAGGACACAAGtaatgatggggtaggatgagctTCCAGAATGCAGCACCATGAAAAGTAAAACCATAGAGTGTAACGCGATTTGGTTGTGTTTTTGATCAAACAATTATATATTAATTCATTgtttcaagatagcttttttttcatTAAAACAGAAAGATGTATTGAGACAAAAAAGATATATGTATAGGGAGAGATGAGAGTAAGATTTTATACGACTACGAAGCTGTTATACCTCTCAAAAATGATGTTATCCTGACGAGCGTGTTCGGAGGAATCATAGGGGTTGATTCAAGCAGACGGTACCAGAATTCTTATTTACTACTCTTTCTTTCTTGTGCTGCAAAGGAAGCTTCAACAACAAGATATATTTGAAAGCACCGGAATCATTCATGTTCCAGAGCGTGTGATCTGTCATTCTGCGGAGGATGATGGAGAACATTTGTTCTTCAGATTCCCCTTGGAGATGATGGAGAACATCTCGACCTGAAGAACAAATGTTCTTCGAATGTCCCGCATTTAAAACTTAGATGCGATGTTCAAGTTGATTGCTCCTCTGTTTTTTTTATAGTGGACTCTTCCTAAGTCGAGGGATCCTATAAGATGATACTATAAGCAATATCGATAAGACACATTCGATATTTGAGTCAGAGTTTAAGAGAATCTACTTAGTTCAAAAAATTCGTTACAAAGTCCTTAGAAACAAATCCAGCTCGCTCATTTACCTGAATCACTCGATGACAAAGATTTGACTTCAACAAAAGTTCAGCTGCGTTGCTATGAAGTTAGACAGACACTGAGGACATCTTTACAAATATATTGACGGTGTAGAAACGTGGACTTGGATATGAGTTGCACACACGCCAATTAGAACAAGAACAGAGAATCTATCCCCATCATTCCCTCACCTCCTCCCATGAGCAAGACCGCAGGAAGTTGAGGATCCATCTCCAGCTCTTTCCTCAGTTCGTCCTGTAAGGTGATATAGGCATCTATACTTCCACTCCAGAAGAAAACTCAGTAGGTGCACGATTAACTCAGGACAAACCTTGACTAAGACTGCACGACAGAAGGAAGGTCTGATGGGCAAACCGAACACACGGATCCGTGAAGGCTCTAGGCCATCCGCTGAAGCCCTCTTTGATACTTCCTCCGGTGTGGAACCTGAAACAGCTACGGTTCTTCCATTAATGACAGGTCGTATGCAGAGATGGCAGCATGAGCTTGGTTAATGTGGTTGAACGCACCATGTAGGGTGGCAGGTGTCGAGGTCAGTGATGACAGTCGCAAAAAATAACTCTTTTCTGAAGGTTCTGCCATTTCAGCACCCACAAAGGAATGTGCTGCATGAGAGGATGGACGCTGATGATGATATCAGGCTTGTACTTCTTCAGACCGGCCTCCATCTTCCTTCACTCGTAGATAATGCATGGATTAGAATGTGTCCGTAGTTGTTTCTTCGTCATTAGCATTGATGGAGAGCACATACTCCATGGGAACAGTCCTTACTTGGCGTGGAAGGCTGCGATGGCAGCAAGATACAAGTTATGAACCCATCGAGGAGAGGTGCTGTGAAAGGCCACCTTCCATAATTGCACATGCTTCACCATGAACTTGTAGGACCTCTCCATATCGTTCAGCGGCCATCCAAATCTTTCACAAACACCTGCATATGAAAGGGAgaaacatacatcacattgtatgTTCTCTGATTCATTAATTGGTTGTTAAGGAAGAGGCATCGCAAGAAGAGGTAATCAGACGAGAAATCGAGATTAACAAGAAAATATTCAAATTAGAACACAGCAAGCATTAGGTCCGAGATCTTTGATAGCAACCTGTACACTAAACCTATGGCTTAGCACGAAGGACGACAAGGAAAGAGGAGAAATCAACGAGGGAGGCCTACCCTGTACTCATCCCCGAACTCGATACGGAAGGCATCACGGATGGCCTCCGCAGAAGCCCGGTGACCGCCGCCGGTGTCGCTCATCAGGATAAGCACGTTCTTGGTCCGCTCGGCCCCGATCTGGGCCAGCTCCAAggtgccctcctcctcctcctcccagaaCCCGATGTCGCCGTCGTCCCCGACCGCTGAGCCGCCGCTTCCATCAGCACTGCTCCACGAGAGGCTCTTCCTCttccgctgctgctgctgggcGTGGTACGCCGTCACGCTCTGGATCACCACCTCACGTATGGACCGCCACGGCGACTCCACTAGCACTCCCATGGCTCACCACCCTTCCGCTCCGCCGCGTGGTGGTGGTTGCGGCAGAAGGTTGAGGAACGATCGGAGAGAGCCGCCAAGTCCGAGCGCTTCGGCGATGGAAAACCAAAGGTGGTGGTGTTTGAAATCGTGGTATAGGTCGGACCAACGCTCGGGAATAGTAGTGGGAGAGCACGAGGCGAAGGGAGAAGAGTAGGCCAAGCTGGCACAACGAAGGCCAATAATTATTACTGCTCCATGCTAAGAAAGAGGGATAATTCCGGGAAATATGGCCTATTAAATGGTAAGAAACTGTGGTTGGGGAAATATTGCAGATACCCCCTTGATATTTTTCTGATACATGAAGGAAGCCTCCATGTTTCTCATCGACGTCTTGGGTGTAACGTTGACCTGTCTACATCACAACCGACAATTTCAGCTATATCGAATTTGGAATCAGAATTGTTACGAGGAACAATTGTATGCCGTGGCTTTGGGCCGATGCGGCTTGGTTCTGATCCGAATGTACGGGAATCTGGCGCGGTGCTCCTTGGGGCAACTGGGGTGGTCGGTCACAGTTGTCCGGATGGGACATGGCGTAGGGGTGGTGAAGCCTTGGCGCGACGTCGGGAAGGTGTGGTCTCGCCcttgttcctgcacacaggtcgggtcgggagctcgacccgacccctccgacgatcaagttagtggctGTGGAGAGGATTCTAGATAAAGAAGAGTCTTTCCTCCCCCCTCACCTGTTTAGGGTaccagggtatttatagggaagcttacggtCACCTGATGTACCCGCCTGTGTGAGGCGGGGTCGCACCTCTAATGGCGTTTGACACTGTTACTGGCGTTGCGTGGAGAAGCGGAtcgtcgcagggtatgggcgagggttgGTAGTCGTCCTGCACTGCCACGGTCAAGCGTGCGGGGTCGGAAGTCGTTGCTTGATAGCGGGTGACGTCAGCGCGAgtcgagtcagcattattgcctTCCACATGtggcagagtggcgcccaggtggggTCGTCGTCGCGACACGTCATGCCGCCATTATTTCCCCTATCAAGAATCAGAATCAgaatcaaaattgattttgattgtcAATTCACAAACCGACAGTTTCGATTCgagaatgataattttgatttcgATTTCAATTATTAGTTTCGAATCAGAataacatattttatttttatttattctgaaatatctttttaattagTCATTTACTAAATTATTAAAAGGGATAGATTCATTAGTTAAGGGATATTTaggtttttctatttttattaattaaaaattttggtTTCAATTCTTGacccatttgattttgattcAAATCAATCATGATCGAGATAGCTCATactttatttttctataaaaggaTTCTTACTCCTCTTTTTCAATAATATACACTTAACACCCAAGAAACTTATTATTCCGATTATATTCCACTGTGATCTTTAAAGATAAGTCTAACAATATGCTAATTCATTTATAAAtatgtattatttttttttttgttatttggaTAGATAAATATTTTTGTACACGTCAAGCTAGATTAGTTGAACGATAAAAAGTTCAAAGATAGAGAAACTTACATATAAAAAATCAGAAATTAAAATTTGATCGGAGAAGataataaagaatatatatatatatatatatatatatatatatatatatatatatatatatatatatatcttcggaAGATCATGAAAGAAACAAGCAAACAAAACTTTTTTAAGGGAATAGATCATTTTATATAGTAAACAAGCAAACAAAACAAGCAAATAGATCATtttatatagtattttttttaaagggAATCAGAGAATCTTTCACCGAAAGGCTTTCCAAagcttaattttaatttaattatttaattatataaaattacgtATAGAACGTTTATACAAAAATTAAAACTTCCTACATATTACAAGTAGGGTTTAATGGGTTAACTAtcttgaagttgatagtagtacactcaaacCCTAATATGTGCTTGTAAGGTACAGCCCAATAGTGATTGCACGTCATCCTTCGACTCCATCCGTAGATAATCTTTTCTTACGTATTCCTCTTaacttttttaatttatttttaaaattatataaaattaaatatataacatttataaataaatttgaaCTTAGAACATGTCATAGGCGTGATGGGTTAACTGGCCAATCAACTTCCTttggctaaaatatttaaattgaagttgataataatacactcatcagattcttataaataaattttagtcTTGCTCACTTCGAATATGATACTAATCgggattttataattttttacacTCAATGCGTACTTCATGTGATGGATTTCtctcaacaacggatggagaaaACTCATATTACACTCTCAATAGTTGATGGAGTGGTATCTCTCGCTCGCCCAAGACACATTCCTTTCAATAAAGGATGGAGGAATTGTCTAACCGTCACATTTAACGGCCTACTAATTCCTAAAGAGAATCACCATACATGCCCTTGACAATGATACATAACCAATCATAATCATTCATTCATGCATATATCcaaaaaataatatgataaaatattataagagaATATACTTGATGTATaatctactagactatgtccATTAGTGACTCCGCACTATGATGGACCTGAAGCTCCTTTCACATATTGTATTTCTGGACCAATAGTATAGTTACATATATTACATAATAACAATCACattaatatcataaaataataaataaataaataatattttttaaataaaatattttgatagaaattttaaattcatcaaatcataaaatgTATTAGTTTCTCGATAGTCTTTAATCAATCAAAACTTTAATTTAAATATctttgataaggtatattttgggctcTAGGCACATCACGACCAATGCCACGCCACGCCACCACTAGGTCAGCAAGAGGAGCACTCCCAACCGCCGAGCCAAGATTCGTACCAAGGCACTCTACGACACTGTTCCACGAGTTTCGGGACGGCGGCCGCACAAAGGTACCTCCTTGCCCCTCGAGGATCGGTCGCCACGCCAAACCCGCGTATGgccgaccctcgtacagtagtataaaaacccctAGCCGGCATCTGGCGAAGGGAGAGGCAAAATAAAGAGAACCAAGCACTAACTTACTCGTTGAGTGGCCAAAGTCGGTAACCACCCGAAGGGCATTATGTGTAGGAGAGCgaccaccctcccccccccccccctcgagaCGCGACCATCCCGATCGAGAGGCGTCTTCCTCCATACGGATTCGACATCCCAACCGGCGGCCACCC contains the following coding sequences:
- the LOC135581613 gene encoding vesicle-associated membrane protein 711-like isoform X1, with amino-acid sequence MAILYALVARGSVVLAEFSGATTNASAVARQILERIPGATDTHVSYSQDRYVFHVKRTDGITVLCVADDTAGRRIPFAFLEDIHGRFVRTYRHACHTAPAYAMNDEFSRVLSQQMDYYSNDPNADRMNRIKGEMSQVRDVMIENIDKVLERGERLELLVDKTTNMQGNTIRFRKQARRFRNTVWWRNVKLTVALILLILIIIYVVLAFVCHGIALPSCIR
- the LOC135581613 gene encoding vesicle-associated membrane protein 711-like isoform X2; amino-acid sequence: MAILYALVARGSVVLAEFSGATTNASAVARQILERIPGATDTHVSYSQDRYVFHVKRTDGITVLCVADDTAGRRIPFAFLEDIHGRFVRTYRHACHTAPAYAMNDEFSRVLSQQMDYYSNDPNADRMNRIKGEMSQGCSDSTYPDHNICRACICLPWHRFAILYQVE
- the LOC135640048 gene encoding probable glycosyltransferase At5g25310 — translated: MECRGHGYWSHALLVTLVSSAVILLLFAFNHCSSPISIPAPSASAATVELLRLADSMLLSPPATPIARSSQNLGSNASLLDDHTVHSEGTHRQKQKNEKKKKSDGDDDAVEEELAMARAAIRRAASRRANASSVPAHGEGVPLLSTIYRNPTAFFRSYTEMEKRFRVYVYEEGEPPLVHEGPCKNIYTTEGRFIEEMEITRPDSGGRRRLRTWDPARAHAFFLPFSVTNMVHFIHRPSPYDHTTFKRFVADYVDVIASKHPFWNRSAGADHFMLSCHDWGPHASRSNPNLYENSIRALCNANTSEGFDPRKDVSIPEINLYTGHVPRQLLSPRLPGLASRPYLAFFAGGLHGPIRHLLLRHWKGRDAGLPVHEYLPHGLDYYSFMLRSRFCLCPSGYEVASPRVVEAIYAECVPVIISKSYVLPFSDVLRWESFSVSVAVEDIPRLKQVLEGVSMAELSRLRDGVKAVKRHFVLNQPAKRFDVFHMILHSVWLRRLNIKLV